TGCGCGTCGAGCGCCTGCTGGAGCCCGAGGAACGACCAACCGTTGTTGGGGTGGTCCTCCAGCTCGGCGCGGTAGACCTGCTCCGCATCGGCGAAGCGCTCCGCTTCCAGCAGCGCCGCGCCCAGCCAGTGCCGCGCCGCGAACGGCAGCGGCTCCGGCTCCGAGTACTCCAACTGGTCCTCCACCTCGACGGCCCGCTCGAACGACTCGATGGCGGCGTGCAGATGACCCTCGGACCGCCGGATCTCGCCCTCCAGGATGCCGCCGACCGTCTTCAGCAGCAGCTCGACCGAGTCGAAGCGGAAGCGCGCGTTGGTCTCGTCGGCCAGCTTCAGCACCCGGTCCAGGTAGACCTGCGCGAAGTCGGCGTCGCCGGCACGCAGGTGCGCGTAGCCCTGCGCGAAGTCCCACAAGCCGCCGGGGCCGTCCTGCTCGGGGCGCTCGGTGACGGCGAGCACCTCGTCGAAGCGGCCGAAGCGGATCAGCGTCAGCACGTGGAACACGCTGTCGCCGGTCAGCTTGGCGTAGTCCTTTCCCGCCTGGATGGCGATGGCGCCCTGCCCGTCCATCGACGCGGCGAAGAGCAGCATGTGGAGGTTGTGGGTCGGATAGATCGCCACGCCCTCGCCGACCTCGGCCTTCAGATCGGAATGCCAGGCGTCCAGGTTCGACCGCACGCCGTCGGCCCAGCGGCCGATCTCGTTCCAGGTGTGCGACGGCATGTGGTTGATGTGGCTGGCCCCGGGAATCTGGCTGCCGAGGTGCTCGGCGCACCCGGACGCGAGGCCGGGATTCGCGGTCGACTCCGTCGCGTGGATGTAGAGGTGGCAGGCGCCCGGGTGCGTGATGTCGCGGTCGAGCACGCTCTCGAGGACGCCGTGCAGCCGCTGCACGTTGGGGTCGTTGAGGTCGCGGGTGCCGCGGCGCGGCTCCAGCAGGAAGAGCGCGTCGCCGTAGAGGGTCACGGCGTCGAGGTCGTCGGGGTACGACTCGGACAGCTTCCGCATCGCCTCGGCGTAGGCCTCGTCCTGGTCGCGTCGCCGCGCCGGGTCGAAGTCCTCGACGTAGCGGGTGGTGATCGCCTCGATGTAGGCGCGCTCCTTGGGGCTCGCCCCGTCGATGCGCGCCACCGCCTCCTGCATCGCCGCGTAGGCGTGCGGAGCCTCAAAGGGGCGCATCGGGCCGTTGAGGTACGACCCCCACGCCCACGCCTCGCCCCAGTAGCAGATGGCGCAGTCCGGATCCTGCTTCCACGCCTCGCGGAAGGAGCGCACCGCGTCCTCCTTGCCGAAGGCGTACATCAGCCGGAAGCCCTGGTCGAACCAGGCCTGCGCCATCTCGTTCTCCGACGAGATGGGGTGGTGGTGGTTGCCGAGCGCGGTCTCGAAGAGCGGCATCGGCTCGGAGAAGCTCTCCGGCAGCTCCGCCGAGCTCTCGCCGGCGCCGCCGGCATGCTGGGCCATCGCCGGCACGGCGACCAGCGCACACGCCGTCAGGATGAACGCGCGCGGGAAAAAGCTGGACTTGCGGTTGGTCATCGGGCTCCCGTTCCTCTCGTCGGAATTGACTGAACCTCCAATCATAGCGTCCGCCGCGAATCGGCCGGACGGCGGCGGGAGCTCGGACGCCGCAGACGGCGGCGGGAGCGCCGACGTGCGCGACCGCAGCACATCCGGCGGGACGAACCGCGGGCGAAGGTTCGGGCCCGCAGGCGGCGGCGAGAAATCGGGGAGCCGCGCGCGACGGCAGGTGCGCTATGCTGTGGGGACCATGACGCGCCGGGTCGCTGTGCTCGCCGTGGCGTCGTTCCTCCTGTCCGGCATGCTGGCCGCCGCGGCGGCGCAGTGGGGTTGGGGAGTAGGGGAAGGCAACATGCCCGCGCGCTTCCCGCCCGCCTCGATGCCGGATCGCGGCTTCACCTTCTGCAAGCTGATGTACGACCAGGTGCGCTACGAGGCGCTCGGCATGGGCTGGTCGACCGACTATCCCTACGCCGGCATCAACCTGATGCACCGGATCGAGGACCTGACGACGACCCACGTCAGCAAGGATCGCCGCGGCGATCCGAACCACTGGGTCGTGCGGCTGACCGACGACGAGCTGTTCAACTGCCCGTTCGTCATGGCCGCCGACGTCGGCACGATCGGCATGAGCGCCGCGGAGGCGTCGCGGCTCCGGGAGTACCTGCTGAAGGGCGGCTTCCTCTGGGTGGACGATTTCTGGGGAACGCGCGCCTGGGACCACTGGGTCGGCGAGATCTCCCGGGTGCTGCCGCCGGCGCAGTATCCCATCCGGGACGTGCCGCTCGATCACCCGGTGTTCCGCGCCCTGACGCACGTCGAGAAGGTGCCCCAGATCACGTCGATCCAGTTCTGGTACCGGGCGCGGGGACGCACGACGTCCGAGCGGGGACGCGACAGCGACGTGGCCCATCTCCGCGCGATCAGCGACGAGCACGGGCGCTTCCTCGTGGTGATGACGCACAACACGGACGTCGCCGACGCGTGGGAGCGGGAGGCCGACGACCCCCGCTTCTTCGAGCAGTTCTCGCCCGACGGTTACGGGCTGGGCATCAACATGGTGCTCTACTCGATGAGCCGGTAGCGCCAGGGGTTCGCCGGTGGACCCGTCGCGCTGACGGTGCCGGTTCCGTTCGACGCCCGGCCGGTCGCGCCTTTCCCCCGGGCAACCCTGTGCCGCCGCGCCGGCGGCCATGCAATCCAATAAGCCGTCGTACAATAGCGGCGCCTGGGAGTGCGCGCCGCAAGAGCGGTGCAGACTCCAGTCGGGCCCGGTTGGCCGGCGATCGGAGCCGTAGGCGACGATTGTCGGGCTGGAGCGGCCCCCACGGAGCCCGGTCCGCCAGCAGAAACACCCGCAGGAGAACGCCATGACCACACGCTTCTCGCGCCGTGCGTTCCTCGGCAGCGTCCCCGCGCTCGCCGCCCTCCCGCACGTCTCGTCCGCCGCCGGGGCGGCGCCGCGGCTGCCGCTGGGACAGCCGGAGCTCGGGCTCCGCATCACCGGCATGGAGCTGATCACGGTGCGGGCCACCGCCCGCACGAACTGGATCTTCGTGCGGCTGGCGACCAACGACGGCATGACGGGCCTGGGCGAGGCGTCGATGGGCCGGCTGCCCGCGTTGCCCGAGCTGGACGAGTTCTTCGAGCTCGTCCGCGACCGCTCCCCGTTCGAGATCCAGCGTTACCGGCAGCAGGGCCGGCCGCGCGCGGCCGGCGGCGACCGCCGGCTGGCCACCGCGTTCAGCGCGATCGAGCAGGCGCAGTGGGACCTGGTCGGCAAGGCCCTGCAGGCGCCGGCCTACGACCTGACCGGCGGCGCGCTGCGGCACGAGCTGCCGGGCTATGCGAACATCAACCGCGCCACGTCGGATCGGACACCCGAAGGTTTCGCCGCCAACGCGCGGCAGGCGGTGGCGGACGGCTTCCGCGCCATCAAGGCGGCGCCGTTCGACGGGTTCCCGCCGCTCGACGGTCCGGCCGCCGAGGTGGAGGCGGCCACCGAGCTGGGCATCGCCTGCATCGAGGCGATGCGGGCGGCCATCGGGCCGGACGTCGACCTGAAGATCGACGTCCACAGCTTCTTCGACGTGCCGCTGGCGATCGAGGTCGCCGAGCGTCTTCAGCCGCAGGCGCTGTCCTGGTACGAGGAGCCGGTGCCGCCGACCGACGTGGAGAGCACCCGGGCGATCAAGGAAGGCATCCGCCAGACGATGGCGGGCGGCGAGTTCCTGTTCGGGGTGGAGGGCTTCGCCCCGCTGTGCCGGGAGCGCGCGGTGGACATCATCATGCCCGACGTCAAGCACTGCGGCGGCGTGGCGGAGCTGGGCCGCATCGCGACCGTCGCCGAGCTGCACGACGTGCTCGTCTCGCCGCACAACCCGAGCGGCCCCGTCAGCACGATGGTCTCGGCCAGCGTCTGCGCCGGCCTCTCGAACTTCGACATCCTGGAGTACCAGTGGAACGAGGTGCCGTGGCGCGGCGACCTCGTCGATCCGCCGGAGCGTTTCTCGGGCGGGATCATCGAGGTACCCGACGGTCCGGGGTTCGGCATCACGCTCAACGACACCCTGGCGCGCGAACACGCCTGAAGCGCCGCCGACTCACGGGAATCGTCGCGGATTTCGCGGACGACGGAGGGCACGAAGCGACATGAGGATTCGGGCGGTCGACGGACTGGAAGTGATCGATTCCCGCGGCAATCCGACGGTCGAGGCCCGCGTTCACCTCGACGACGGCACGGTCGCGGAGGCCCGCGTCCCGTCGGGCGCGTCGACCGGCGAGCGCGAGGCGACGGAGCTGCGGGACGGCGGCGCGCGCTACGGCGGCAAGGGCGTCCTGCAGGCCGTGGCCAACGTCAACGGCGAGATCAACCGGGCCCTCTCCGGTCAGGACGCCGCCGACCAGCGCGGGCTCGACCAGCGGATGATCGATCTCGACGGCACCCCGAACAAGTCCCGGCTCGGCGCCAACGCGATTCTCGGCGTGTCGATGGCGGCGGCGCGCGCCGCCGCCGCGGCCGCCGGCGTCCCCCTGTATCGCCACCTCGGCGGCGATGACTCGGCCGTGCTGCCCGTGCCTTGCCTCAACGTCATCAACGGCGGGCAGCACGCCGACAACACCGTCGATTTCCAGGAATTCAAGATCGCCCCGCACAAGGCGCCGTCATTCGCCGAGGCGTTGCGGATGGGCGTCGAGACCTTCCATGCCCTGCGAGCGCTCCTCAAGCGCCGGGGCAAGTCGACCGGCATCGGCGACGAGGGGGGCTTCGCGCCCGATCTGGCGACCAACGAGGAGGCGGTCGAGCTGATCCTGGAGGCCATCGAAAAGGCAGGCTACCGTCCGGGAGCCGATATCGCGATCTGCCTCGACCCGGCGACCAGCGAGATGTGGCGCGACAGCCGCTACGTCGCCTTCAAGTCCGACCAGTCGGCGCGCAGCACGGCGCAGATGATCGAGCTGTGGAGCGGATGGATCGACCGCTATCCCATCGTGCTCATCGAGGACGCGCTGGCCGAGAACGACTGGGACGGCTGGGCGCGGATCACCGCGGCGCTGGGATCGCGGATCGAGCTGGTCGGCGACGACCTGTTCTGCACGAATCCCGCCATCCTGCAGCGGGGCATCGACGGGAGCGTCGCGAACTCCATTCTCGTCAAGCTGAACCAGATCGGGACCGTCTCGGAGACCCTGGACACCGTGCGCCTGGCCCAGCGCAACGGCTACGGCGCCTACATGTCGCACCGCTCCGGCGAGACCGAGGACACCTTCATCGCCGACCTCGCCGTCGCCACCGGCTGCGGCCACATCAAGACCGGATCCGGCTGCCGCGGCGAGCGGACGGCGAAGTTCAACCGGCTGCTGCGCATCGAGCACGAGCTGGGCGACCGGGCGCGGTTCGCCGGTCTCGGCGGCTTCCGGCAGTCCGTGCTGTCGAGATGACGTGATCGCCACGGTCGAGACGCTCGTCCGGCGCTTCTACGACGACCTCTGGAACCGGTTCGACACGGCGCTCATACCGGAGCTCCTGACCGAGGACGTAACGGTCCGCGGCGCGCTCGGGCGCCACGCGGCCGGGCACGCCGGGTTCGCCGACTACCTGGAGCTGGTGCACGGCGCGTTCCCCGACTTCGAGCAGATCATCGAAGAGGTGATCGTCGACGCGGTCGGCGGTTCGGCGTTCGTGCGCCTGCACTGCCGGGGTACCCATCGGGGCGCGCTGTTCGGCCTGCCGGCCACCGGACGCCTGATCACCTACGAAGGAGCCGCCCGTTTCGAGACCCGCGCCGGCCGGATCGCCGACATCTGGATTCTGGGCGACCTGCACAGCCTGGTGCGGCAGCTCGAGACCCAGCGTCTGTGAACCCCGGTCAGAAGGTGTCGAAGGCGAAGCCGAGCGAGAGACCGAAGACGTTGGACGAAGCGGTGTTCCGTCCTTTGACCACCTTGCCGAAGATGCCGCTCACGCTGACGACGTCGGTGGCATTGATGATGAGGCGTCCGCCCACGAGGTGGATGTCCTCCTGGACCTCCGGAAATCGGGGAGGCGAGAAGGGCGGCACACCGATATCCAGCCCGGACATGGCGTTGACCATCCGGTAGTCGGCGCCGACGATCACTCGGCTTCCGGCCGGTACTAGGAGCGAGCCGTTGAAGAACATGTCCGCCGGAATATCGTCGGTCCGGTACCGATAGCCGACTTCCGCGCTTGCGCCGACCCGTTCCGCGAACTTGCCGACGATGATCGATCCCTCGAAGCCGTTCCCGCCGTCACCCAGGGCGTTGATGTGACCGGTTTCGTAGCCGCCGGCGGCGATCGCCGCCACGCGGAACGCTACGCTCGGCGCGTCGCTCACCAGCTCGTCGACGACGCGCCATGTCAGCGCGACATTCGTGTCCACCAGACCGGAGAAGCTCTCGGACGTGGTCGGGGTCCCGGCAGGCGGCCCCGGAAAGAGGCTCTTCGCCGCTCCCGTCTGCACGTCGATCGCCACGGCATCGGTAAACGCATAGTTGAACCCGAACCAGAAGGTGTTCTGCGACAAGGCCGCCGGCAGGGTCCTGTCCACGGGCAGGCTGTTCTCGCTGCGGAAGTACTTGTCCGTGAATTGCCTCACGAACGAAAAGTTGACGCTGCCGGTTTCGGGTTCGGCAATCCAGGCCGATCCCTGCGCCGATGCCGGTGCCGCCGACAGGCTCGCCAGCACCGCCAGACAAACCGGGACCGCCCAAAACGAACGCTGTGTGTCACGCATGATCTGTCCAATCCCCCCCTTCGGGTAGTTCCTTGCTACGGTAGCCGACCCCACGATGCCGGCCCTGGGAGCGTCGCCTACGGCCGCGGCACTTCGCTGCGCTGCGTTCTGCGGCACAAGCTCCTAGCCGAGCTTGTAGCGGCGCGTCAGGAAGTAGTACACGAGTTCCAGCCTGAGCGTGCACTCGTCGCCCTGCACGGCCGCGCCGCCGCACAGTGCCGTGACCTCCGCCGTGGCGTCGCCGGCCGAATGCGCCGTTTCGAGGTCGGACCGCAGGGTCTCGGCCCGGTTGCGGTCGAGCCGCTGCACGGGGCAGCCGTTGCAGACGAGCGTGTCGAACGTAAGGGCCTTGCCCTGCGAGTACGCGGCGCGCGGGCTCACCTTGCCCGCGCCGGCGCCGATGGAGCCGGATGCCTCCGCCCAACCGTGAAGCAGCAGGATACCGGCAGCGAACAGCACGCCAACGAACAGGACTCG
The Acidobacteriota bacterium DNA segment above includes these coding regions:
- a CDS encoding phosphopyruvate hydratase encodes the protein MRIRAVDGLEVIDSRGNPTVEARVHLDDGTVAEARVPSGASTGEREATELRDGGARYGGKGVLQAVANVNGEINRALSGQDAADQRGLDQRMIDLDGTPNKSRLGANAILGVSMAAARAAAAAAGVPLYRHLGGDDSAVLPVPCLNVINGGQHADNTVDFQEFKIAPHKAPSFAEALRMGVETFHALRALLKRRGKSTGIGDEGGFAPDLATNEEAVELILEAIEKAGYRPGADIAICLDPATSEMWRDSRYVAFKSDQSARSTAQMIELWSGWIDRYPIVLIEDALAENDWDGWARITAALGSRIELVGDDLFCTNPAILQRGIDGSVANSILVKLNQIGTVSETLDTVRLAQRNGYGAYMSHRSGETEDTFIADLAVATGCGHIKTGSGCRGERTAKFNRLLRIEHELGDRARFAGLGGFRQSVLSR
- a CDS encoding ester cyclase; protein product: MIATVETLVRRFYDDLWNRFDTALIPELLTEDVTVRGALGRHAAGHAGFADYLELVHGAFPDFEQIIEEVIVDAVGGSAFVRLHCRGTHRGALFGLPATGRLITYEGAARFETRAGRIADIWILGDLHSLVRQLETQRL
- a CDS encoding DUF4159 domain-containing protein, coding for MTRRVAVLAVASFLLSGMLAAAAAQWGWGVGEGNMPARFPPASMPDRGFTFCKLMYDQVRYEALGMGWSTDYPYAGINLMHRIEDLTTTHVSKDRRGDPNHWVVRLTDDELFNCPFVMAADVGTIGMSAAEASRLREYLLKGGFLWVDDFWGTRAWDHWVGEISRVLPPAQYPIRDVPLDHPVFRALTHVEKVPQITSIQFWYRARGRTTSERGRDSDVAHLRAISDEHGRFLVVMTHNTDVADAWEREADDPRFFEQFSPDGYGLGINMVLYSMSR
- a CDS encoding mandelate racemase/muconate lactonizing enzyme family protein, which produces MTTRFSRRAFLGSVPALAALPHVSSAAGAAPRLPLGQPELGLRITGMELITVRATARTNWIFVRLATNDGMTGLGEASMGRLPALPELDEFFELVRDRSPFEIQRYRQQGRPRAAGGDRRLATAFSAIEQAQWDLVGKALQAPAYDLTGGALRHELPGYANINRATSDRTPEGFAANARQAVADGFRAIKAAPFDGFPPLDGPAAEVEAATELGIACIEAMRAAIGPDVDLKIDVHSFFDVPLAIEVAERLQPQALSWYEEPVPPTDVESTRAIKEGIRQTMAGGEFLFGVEGFAPLCRERAVDIIMPDVKHCGGVAELGRIATVAELHDVLVSPHNPSGPVSTMVSASVCAGLSNFDILEYQWNEVPWRGDLVDPPERFSGGIIEVPDGPGFGITLNDTLAREHA